The genomic DNA CGACCGGATCGAGCAGCGCATGATGGGCGACGAGGGCGATGCCAGATGGATGCGCGATCAGGATCTCGAGGAACTGCGCGGGGAACTCAACGAAGCCCTGAATGAGCGCCCCAATTCCACGCGCGCGCTCATTCTGCGCGGCATCGTTCACATGAAGCTCCGCCGCCTGCGCTCGGCCCGCGCCGATTTCGAGCAGGCCGTGCGCGGCCAGCCCCGCAACGCGCTGGCCCACTACAATCTGGCGCTGGCTCTCGAACGGCTGGGCCAGTACGGCGATGCCAGGGATTCCTACGAGCGCGCGGTGTTGCTCGACGCGGGCCTCGCCCCCGCCCAGTACAATCTGGGGCGCATCTACGAAAATTCGGGAGATCCCAAGCGCGCCGAGAGCGCCTACTACGCCGCATGGCTGGCCCTGCCCAAGAGCACGCGCATTCTCAACTCCCTGGGCAATGTGCGCTTCAAGCAGGGCGACTACCGCGGCGCCATGATCTACTACGACGAGGCCAAGGCCACCGCGCCGGGTTCGGGCATCGTGCTCCACAACCGGGCCCTGACCCTCGAATACCTCCAGCGCTACGAAGATGCGCTTGTCTCCTATCAGGAAGCCACGGAGGCCTCCCCCAAGTGGGAAGATCCCCGCCTTGGCCTCGCGCGCTGCGCCTACCGGCTCAACAAGTGGGACAAGGCAGAAGAAGCCCTGGCCCCCATTCTGGAGGCCAAGGGCAAGGACGGCGAACAGGCCCGCCTGCTCCACGAAGCAGTGATCGCCCAGCGCGAGGGACGCCCCGTGCCGGGCGCGAAGATCGAGACGCCCGAAGAGCCGGCGCAGGAAGCCGACGACGCGCCTGCAAAACCGGAAGAGAA from Chrysiogenia bacterium includes the following:
- a CDS encoding tetratricopeptide repeat protein, which encodes MIQRRTLALILLFLGLSLQLPLARPARAADLDRIEQRMMGDEGDARWMRDQDLEELRGELNEALNERPNSTRALILRGIVHMKLRRLRSARADFEQAVRGQPRNALAHYNLALALERLGQYGDARDSYERAVLLDAGLAPAQYNLGRIYENSGDPKRAESAYYAAWLALPKSTRILNSLGNVRFKQGDYRGAMIYYDEAKATAPGSGIVLHNRALTLEYLQRYEDALVSYQEATEASPKWEDPRLGLARCAYRLNKWDKAEEALAPILEAKGKDGEQARLLHEAVIAQREGRPVPGAKIETPEEPAQEADDAPAKPEEK